From Variovorax sp. PMC12, the proteins below share one genomic window:
- a CDS encoding LysM peptidoglycan-binding domain-containing protein, with product MSKLISATYHPNIEVAEFICEDGRHLLRSGGTLPWRINNPGDLTARMVDGLPAPKKARGYVGFATTRSGRTFLIFPDEDAGRAELKANLKRMHGERTIPEAIPDYAPKHENNTGKYIDDLLRTSGIPANRKINECTGAEIEKIVDSIATIEGFHARPETRKETWVAVSRINATDGSQPLPDAEIILQRENGEERLKSDATGRFPPVIHPADRSTVAVKVISPKVNKPVRIGSIGGETGKDFNLLAKFRKWKGVAGSEKINSSSPANKGPVSYVIQPGDSLGKIAKLYRTSIASIKERNGLHSDLIFPGEILFISGNAKKNAGVHRPSPPAPSSARTTDQERSKEGTGKVLALINPTLGRAPWMPVAIAEAKLRAGEVETTLQNKINYHAEIGDGLKSLEDRNNAWCAAFVNWCLMRAGYPIENAGYPDRKSDKARAHGFYEVFGPKEKSKKEASKIRNPLFLELERPIYGAIAVETTKYGQGIHVGFIYAISKSGNPILLGGNQNQRINFSAFTSTIPEIPTPPDRKNRNIKPLGAAKNFKYLIPTAYFEQSKKDLLAPGLEIQDADALNESMNIINEKPKKSKKPSID from the coding sequence ATGTCCAAGCTGATATCCGCTACCTACCACCCCAACATCGAAGTCGCCGAGTTCATCTGCGAAGACGGCCGGCACCTGCTGCGCTCGGGCGGAACGCTGCCATGGCGCATCAACAACCCCGGGGACCTGACAGCCCGGATGGTGGACGGCCTGCCTGCGCCGAAAAAAGCGCGGGGCTACGTCGGGTTCGCCACCACCCGATCGGGCAGGACATTCCTGATATTCCCCGACGAAGACGCAGGTCGAGCCGAGCTGAAGGCGAACCTGAAGCGCATGCACGGCGAACGGACCATTCCGGAGGCCATTCCCGACTACGCGCCCAAGCACGAGAACAACACCGGGAAATACATCGACGACCTGCTCAGGACGAGCGGCATCCCGGCCAACAGGAAGATCAACGAATGCACCGGCGCCGAGATTGAAAAGATCGTCGACAGCATCGCGACGATCGAAGGCTTTCACGCACGGCCGGAAACCCGCAAGGAGACATGGGTGGCCGTGAGCAGGATCAACGCGACAGATGGCAGCCAGCCCCTGCCTGATGCGGAAATCATTCTGCAGAGGGAAAACGGCGAGGAGAGGTTGAAGTCGGATGCCACCGGGCGGTTTCCTCCGGTGATTCATCCGGCGGACAGATCGACCGTGGCCGTCAAGGTGATCAGCCCCAAAGTCAACAAGCCGGTGCGGATTGGATCCATCGGCGGCGAGACGGGCAAGGATTTCAACCTGCTGGCGAAGTTCAGGAAATGGAAGGGCGTTGCGGGGTCGGAAAAGATCAATAGCTCTTCACCGGCAAATAAAGGACCCGTGAGCTATGTGATTCAGCCGGGCGATAGTCTCGGGAAAATCGCAAAACTATATCGAACAAGTATTGCCTCAATCAAGGAGCGCAATGGATTGCACAGTGATCTTATTTTTCCCGGCGAAATTTTATTTATTTCCGGAAATGCCAAGAAAAATGCGGGGGTTCATAGGCCATCACCACCTGCCCCATCCAGCGCAAGGACGACGGATCAGGAGCGATCTAAAGAAGGAACCGGAAAGGTTCTAGCGCTCATCAATCCGACGCTTGGCCGCGCGCCGTGGATGCCGGTTGCCATCGCGGAGGCGAAGCTCAGAGCTGGAGAAGTCGAGACCACGCTGCAAAACAAAATCAACTATCACGCGGAAATCGGCGATGGCCTCAAATCCTTGGAAGACCGCAACAATGCCTGGTGCGCGGCGTTCGTGAACTGGTGCCTGATGCGAGCAGGATATCCCATCGAAAACGCTGGCTATCCGGATCGTAAATCAGACAAGGCCCGAGCACATGGCTTCTACGAAGTATTTGGACCAAAAGAAAAATCCAAGAAGGAGGCGTCGAAGATCAGGAATCCGTTGTTTTTGGAGCTTGAAAGGCCGATATATGGTGCCATAGCCGTGGAAACCACCAAGTACGGACAAGGAATACATGTCGGATTCATCTACGCGATAAGCAAATCCGGCAACCCAATTCTGCTGGGAGGAAATCAAAATCAGAGAATAAATTTCTCGGCATTCACGTCGACAATACCAGAAATCCCTACGCCGCCAGACAGGAAAAATCGAAATATCAAGCCCTTGGGGGCTGCAAAGAATTTCAAATATCTCATTCCGACCGCCTACTTCGAACAGTCAAAGAAGGATCTACTCGCGCCAGGACTCGAAATTCAAGATGCAGACGCGCTCAACGAGTCGATGAATATCATAAATGAAAAGCCCAAAAAATCGAAAAAACCATCCATCGACTAA
- a CDS encoding ABC transporter ATP-binding protein → MAAVLSTPPAIACRDIGVRFFTERRDVTAIKSLDLDVAQGEFLTLLGPSGCGKSTFLRVVADLLQPSKGRIEVLSSTPQAARKNRDIGFVFQDAALLPWRTALQNVELPLQVGGGASRKGRRSPRELLELVGLKDRLNAFPHEMSGGQRQRVSIARALASDPKILLMDEPFGALDEITRDRLNEEILRVWRETGVTILFVTHSIHEAAFLGQRVLMLAANPGRVREIVPVELPAERTLEMRETPEFVRLTSHLRRVLETC, encoded by the coding sequence ATGGCCGCCGTTCTCAGTACACCGCCCGCCATCGCCTGCCGCGACATCGGCGTGCGCTTCTTCACCGAGCGCCGCGACGTCACCGCCATCAAGAGCCTGGACCTCGACGTGGCGCAGGGCGAGTTCCTCACGCTGCTGGGCCCCTCGGGCTGCGGCAAGTCGACCTTCCTGCGCGTGGTGGCCGACCTGCTGCAGCCGAGCAAGGGCCGCATCGAGGTGCTGTCTTCCACGCCGCAGGCCGCGCGCAAGAACCGCGACATCGGCTTCGTGTTCCAGGACGCGGCGCTGCTGCCCTGGCGCACCGCGCTGCAGAACGTGGAACTGCCGCTGCAGGTGGGCGGCGGCGCAAGCCGCAAGGGCCGCCGCTCGCCGCGGGAGCTGCTCGAGCTGGTGGGCCTGAAGGACCGCCTGAACGCCTTTCCGCACGAGATGTCGGGCGGCCAGCGGCAGCGCGTGTCGATTGCGCGCGCACTGGCCAGCGACCCCAAGATCCTGCTGATGGACGAGCCCTTCGGCGCGCTAGACGAGATCACGCGCGACAGGCTCAACGAAGAGATCCTGCGCGTGTGGCGCGAGACCGGCGTGACCATCCTCTTCGTCACCCACAGCATCCACGAAGCGGCCTTCCTCGGCCAGCGCGTGCTGATGCTGGCCGCCAACCCCGGCCGCGTGCGCGAGATCGTGCCGGTGGAGCTGCCCGCCGAACGCACGCTCGAAATGCGCGAGACCCCCGAGTTCGTCCGACTCACGAGCCACCTGCGGCGCGTGCTGGAAACCTGCTGA
- a CDS encoding type VI secretion system Vgr family protein produces the protein MTRRVTIQTPLGEALQFHRLAGREALSRLYDFEVDLLGNSNGIDAKMLLGKPSTVAVQTESGGTRYLGGITAFFGLAAEDARQSFYRMRLRPWLWLATLRSDFRIFQDKSVPHILAEVLGRYGYPVEQRLSREYRVRDYCVQYHESDFSYVSRLCELEGICYYFRHEAQRHVLVFADDIAASHDPLPGGETVRFHPSEKAGMTGGNRANPGERIFEWKPGEEVRSGLHFTDDYDFLKPAADLSSQRQAPAGHTHDDFECYEWPGGYTQHDDGEIHTRIRTEEQLSERCVASGRSNRRELAPGHVFELANHPRDDQNRKYLLTSVEYELQENIQASEGAGAGEGSVQRFAFEAQPADHAWRPRRVTPRPRTRGPQTAIVVGPKNEETWTDRHGRIKVQFHWDRLGARNENSSCWVRVSMSWAGDTFGTAALPRVGHEVVVDFLNGDPDCPIVTGRVFNATNMPAWRLPDQANLSGIRSRELRADDGSGRAGGARGNHLALDDHPGKIQAQLKSDHLCSSLSLGHIGRIDGTEGRADDRGEGAELRTDGHASVRAAKGLLLTTEARPDAQAHITDLGETVARLTAARDLHERQSRTAQEAKAHEAGDQDVVTQALKEQNDAIKGGSEHGAFPELREPHLVLASAAGIQSTAAGATHIASITHNALSSGGHTSISAGRSFLVSVREAARLFAYKAIRLTAATAGIDIVALQNSINLLARLDIKQEADRISITAREEIVVSGGGSFTRWNRAGIVHGTQGLWREHARTHSYAGPMDMAKLQRMEGVSHDDRYSVRFAPLGSDEVFGHMAMTGLPYRIVDEKQQTRAEGVIPEDGRLPRIEFDTPDEAVLIVGEEAWAWSEVPTTSTRDDDSDAAGPEDSDGLDDDPPALEGSKYAPPGGSTGPDHFLSESSVQAYLNGLG, from the coding sequence ATGACGCGCCGGGTCACCATTCAAACGCCGTTGGGAGAGGCGCTCCAGTTTCACCGGCTGGCGGGGCGCGAGGCATTGAGCCGGCTCTACGACTTCGAAGTCGACCTGCTCGGCAACAGCAACGGCATCGACGCGAAGATGCTGCTCGGAAAGCCCTCCACCGTGGCGGTGCAGACCGAGAGCGGCGGCACGCGCTACCTGGGCGGCATCACCGCGTTCTTCGGGCTGGCCGCAGAGGACGCCCGCCAGAGCTTCTACCGCATGAGGCTGCGCCCGTGGCTGTGGCTCGCAACGCTTCGAAGCGACTTCCGCATCTTCCAGGACAAGTCGGTTCCCCACATCCTCGCCGAAGTGCTCGGCCGCTACGGCTATCCGGTGGAGCAAAGGCTCAGCCGCGAATACCGGGTGCGGGACTACTGCGTTCAGTACCACGAGAGCGATTTCTCGTATGTCTCTCGCCTGTGCGAACTGGAAGGCATCTGCTACTACTTCAGGCACGAGGCGCAGCGCCATGTTCTGGTGTTCGCCGACGACATCGCAGCCTCGCACGACCCGCTGCCGGGCGGCGAGACGGTGCGCTTCCATCCGTCGGAGAAGGCGGGCATGACCGGCGGCAACCGCGCCAACCCGGGCGAGCGCATCTTCGAATGGAAGCCCGGTGAAGAAGTGCGCTCCGGCCTTCACTTCACCGACGACTACGACTTTCTCAAGCCCGCGGCCGATCTCTCGAGCCAGCGGCAAGCGCCAGCCGGGCACACGCACGACGACTTCGAATGCTACGAATGGCCCGGCGGCTATACGCAGCACGACGACGGCGAGATCCACACGCGCATTCGCACCGAAGAGCAGCTGAGCGAACGCTGCGTCGCAAGCGGGCGCTCGAACAGGCGCGAACTGGCGCCGGGCCATGTCTTCGAACTCGCCAATCACCCGAGGGACGACCAGAACCGCAAGTACCTGCTGACCAGCGTCGAATACGAACTGCAGGAAAACATCCAGGCCAGCGAAGGCGCGGGTGCCGGCGAAGGTTCCGTCCAGCGCTTTGCCTTCGAAGCGCAACCTGCCGACCATGCATGGCGGCCCCGGCGCGTCACGCCGAGGCCTCGCACGCGGGGGCCGCAGACAGCCATCGTGGTCGGCCCGAAGAACGAAGAGACGTGGACCGATCGGCACGGCCGCATCAAGGTGCAGTTCCACTGGGATCGCCTTGGCGCGCGCAACGAGAACTCCAGCTGCTGGGTGCGCGTGTCGATGTCCTGGGCGGGCGACACCTTCGGCACGGCGGCGTTACCCCGCGTCGGGCATGAGGTCGTCGTCGATTTCCTGAACGGCGACCCCGACTGCCCCATCGTCACCGGGCGCGTGTTCAACGCCACGAACATGCCTGCATGGCGCCTGCCCGACCAGGCGAATCTGTCAGGCATCCGCAGCCGCGAACTGCGTGCCGACGACGGCTCGGGCCGTGCAGGTGGCGCGCGCGGCAACCACCTGGCACTGGACGACCACCCCGGCAAGATCCAGGCGCAACTCAAGAGCGATCACCTCTGCAGCAGCCTGAGCCTTGGCCACATCGGGCGCATCGACGGCACGGAAGGCCGCGCGGACGACCGGGGCGAAGGCGCGGAACTGCGCACGGACGGCCATGCGTCGGTTCGCGCCGCCAAGGGACTGCTGCTCACCACCGAGGCGCGCCCCGATGCGCAAGCGCACATCACCGACCTCGGGGAGACCGTCGCCCGCCTGACAGCGGCGCGCGACCTGCACGAACGCCAGAGCCGGACCGCGCAGGAGGCCAAGGCGCACGAAGCGGGCGACCAGGACGTGGTCACGCAAGCTCTCAAGGAACAGAACGACGCCATCAAGGGCGGCTCGGAACACGGCGCGTTTCCCGAGCTCCGCGAGCCGCACCTCGTGCTCGCCAGCGCGGCCGGCATCCAGAGCACCGCAGCCGGCGCCACCCACATCGCCAGCATCACGCACAACGCACTGAGCAGCGGCGGCCACACCAGCATCAGCGCGGGCAGGAGCTTCCTGGTCAGCGTCAGGGAAGCCGCGCGCCTCTTCGCCTACAAGGCCATCCGCCTGACAGCCGCCACCGCCGGCATCGACATCGTCGCCCTGCAGAACAGCATCAACCTGCTGGCCAGGCTCGACATCAAGCAGGAGGCCGACAGGATCAGCATCACCGCCCGGGAAGAGATCGTGGTCAGCGGCGGCGGCAGCTTCACCAGGTGGAACCGCGCCGGCATCGTGCATGGCACCCAAGGCCTGTGGCGTGAACATGCGCGCACCCACAGCTACGCCGGCCCGATGGACATGGCCAAGCTCCAGCGAATGGAAGGCGTGAGCCACGACGACAGGTACAGCGTGCGCTTCGCGCCGCTGGGCAGCGACGAAGTGTTCGGGCACATGGCCATGACCGGCCTGCCCTACCGGATCGTCGACGAGAAGCAGCAGACCAGGGCCGAAGGCGTCATCCCCGAGGACGGCCGGCTGCCCCGTATCGAATTCGACACGCCCGACGAGGCCGTGCTGATCGTGGGCGAGGAGGCCTGGGCCTGGAGCGAGGTTCCGACGACCAGCACGCGTGACGACGACTCCGATGCAGCCGGGCCCGAGGACAGCGACGGTCTGGACGACGACCCGCCGGCTCTCGAGGGCTCGAAGTACGCACCGCCCGGGGGGAGCACGGGTCCCGACCACTTTCTCTCCGAGTCCTCCGTGCAGGCTTACCTGAACGGGCTGGGCTGA
- a CDS encoding MarR family winged helix-turn-helix transcriptional regulator — translation MPKKINVQDAHISAQLRALHGALLTVVSVMNRPQRDEAMVREAGISLDRALFPLLVGIERVGPIGVVELADRAGRDHTTVSRQVAKLESLGLVERQGGAHDRRVREAVVTPKGKAMTDAVDAARERLARGIFDKWEPQDFEDLVRLLQKFAADIEGAPAGGK, via the coding sequence ATGCCAAAGAAAATAAATGTGCAAGATGCACATATCTCCGCGCAGCTGCGCGCGTTGCACGGTGCGTTGCTCACCGTGGTAAGCGTCATGAACCGTCCGCAGCGAGACGAGGCGATGGTGCGCGAAGCGGGCATTTCTCTCGACCGCGCGTTGTTCCCGCTGTTGGTGGGCATCGAACGGGTCGGGCCCATCGGCGTGGTCGAACTCGCCGACCGTGCCGGGCGCGACCACACGACGGTCAGCCGGCAGGTCGCGAAGCTGGAGAGCCTGGGCCTGGTCGAGCGCCAGGGCGGCGCGCACGACCGGCGCGTGCGCGAGGCGGTCGTGACGCCCAAAGGCAAGGCGATGACCGATGCCGTCGATGCGGCGCGCGAACGGCTTGCGCGCGGCATCTTCGACAAGTGGGAGCCGCAGGATTTCGAGGACCTGGTGCGGCTGCTGCAGAAGTTCGCGGCGGACATCGAAGGCGCACCCGCGGGCGGGAAGTGA
- a CDS encoding ABC transporter substrate-binding protein produces the protein MANLRDPGRRSLLKTSLIASGLSAGGLLSVDAFAQGKARINMQLGWIVGGNQIGEVVAKRMGFYEQEGIDFAIQPGGPNIDGVAIIASGRYEVGQVSSSPSIMLAVSQGLPIKCFAVGAQKHPYTYFSLARNPVRKPADLIGKRVGIPSTAAILLRALLAKNKIAEKDVKVVSIGADMSPLLTGQVDVVTGWLTNTTAIKVLGPDIASLTQWDAGVRLYALPYYASTKTLETQPKVIEAFLRATAKGWHYVRANRDASVDMLVKEYPNLKREDERVAVDAMLEYAFGGLAQTQGWGAMDPAVWQEQINTYAELGQFTARTPKVEDVISLDALKATAAARAMKG, from the coding sequence ATGGCCAACCTCCGCGACCCGGGTCGCCGCAGCCTTCTCAAGACGTCGCTCATCGCGAGCGGGCTCTCCGCCGGCGGACTGCTCTCGGTCGACGCCTTCGCGCAGGGCAAGGCGCGCATCAACATGCAGCTGGGCTGGATCGTCGGCGGCAACCAGATCGGCGAAGTGGTCGCCAAGCGCATGGGCTTCTACGAGCAGGAAGGCATCGACTTCGCGATCCAGCCCGGCGGCCCGAACATCGACGGCGTGGCCATCATCGCCTCGGGCCGTTACGAGGTGGGGCAGGTGTCGTCGAGCCCGTCGATCATGCTGGCGGTGTCGCAGGGCCTGCCGATCAAGTGCTTCGCGGTGGGCGCGCAGAAGCACCCCTACACCTACTTCTCGCTCGCCAGGAACCCGGTGCGCAAGCCGGCCGACCTGATCGGCAAGCGCGTGGGCATACCTTCGACGGCGGCCATTCTTCTGCGCGCGCTGCTGGCCAAGAACAAGATCGCCGAGAAAGACGTCAAGGTGGTCTCCATCGGAGCCGACATGTCGCCGCTGCTCACCGGCCAGGTCGACGTGGTGACGGGCTGGCTCACCAACACCACCGCCATCAAGGTGCTGGGCCCCGACATCGCCTCGCTCACGCAGTGGGACGCGGGTGTGCGCCTCTATGCGCTGCCTTACTACGCATCGACCAAGACGCTGGAGACGCAGCCCAAGGTCATCGAGGCCTTCCTGCGCGCCACCGCCAAGGGCTGGCACTACGTGCGCGCCAACCGCGATGCGTCGGTCGACATGCTGGTGAAGGAGTACCCGAACCTCAAGCGCGAGGACGAGCGCGTGGCGGTCGACGCGATGCTCGAATACGCCTTCGGCGGCCTCGCGCAGACGCAGGGCTGGGGCGCGATGGACCCGGCCGTGTGGCAGGAGCAGATCAACACCTACGCGGAGCTGGGCCAGTTCACCGCGCGCACGCCGAAGGTGGAAGACGTGATCTCGCTCGACGCGCTCAAGGCCACCGCCGCCGCGCGCGCCATGAAGGGCTGA
- a CDS encoding ATP-binding response regulator: protein MTPSPSSPSESERIFEVQLSVLLRSFPFALAGSVISACVVAYVMLAVVPRTQVAAWISATLLVAAFRFGAMLYYARTRSRPGAGERWLRQMVFGNIASGILWGLPFAYWTFFVPLEYQLFFLVILLGLGTGATYSNYMVLPAVYAFVVPTFAPTFIALAAQPSAVNLALVSSGAAYLVATVAFIHRMNRTHLNALRLGYENLALLQQVRLEKEAAERSDLEKSRFLAAASHDLRQPVHAMSLFLGLLANERLSSHGRYLLDNITKASAAMGHLFDALLNISRLDAGVIHPRIRGFALDRLLDQIRTEYTPQARQKGLVLKVRPCAAFVRSDPMLLERILRNLVSNAIAHTPHGRVLIGCRRRGGDAVRIEVWDTGPGIPQHEHERIFWEFHQLRNPERDRGKGLGLGLAIVRRTAALLGHPLSLHSAEGRGTVFMLSVDAQQQTSAPDITGAEGGVTAATQARAPVAATQAHAHAKPATGQLILVIDDDAQNREGLRLLLESWGHRVIAAAGPDELVEQIADVPGKPGLIVSDYRLRDHETGIEAIDRLHEEYNDSAIPALLVSGDTDPARLIEAAARSIPILHKPVEVDALREWVDRLLLAADGNARPREAEPG from the coding sequence ATGACTCCTTCCCCCTCCTCCCCGTCCGAATCCGAACGCATCTTCGAAGTCCAACTCTCCGTCCTCCTGCGCAGCTTCCCGTTCGCGCTGGCGGGCTCGGTCATCTCGGCCTGCGTGGTGGCGTACGTGATGCTGGCGGTCGTGCCGCGCACGCAGGTGGCCGCATGGATCTCGGCGACGCTGCTTGTCGCGGCCTTCCGGTTCGGCGCGATGCTGTATTACGCGCGGACGCGCAGCCGCCCTGGGGCGGGCGAGCGATGGCTGCGGCAGATGGTGTTCGGCAACATCGCGTCGGGCATCCTGTGGGGGTTGCCGTTCGCCTACTGGACCTTCTTCGTCCCGCTGGAGTACCAACTCTTTTTTCTCGTGATACTGCTCGGCCTGGGCACCGGCGCCACTTATTCGAACTACATGGTGCTGCCCGCCGTGTATGCGTTCGTCGTGCCGACTTTTGCGCCGACCTTCATCGCGCTCGCGGCCCAGCCTTCGGCGGTGAACCTGGCGCTGGTTTCCAGCGGCGCGGCCTATCTGGTGGCTACTGTTGCCTTCATCCATCGCATGAACCGCACGCATTTGAACGCGCTGCGGCTGGGCTATGAGAACCTGGCGCTGCTGCAGCAAGTGCGCCTTGAAAAGGAAGCCGCCGAACGCAGCGACCTGGAGAAGTCGCGCTTTCTCGCGGCGGCGAGCCACGACCTGCGGCAGCCGGTCCACGCGATGAGCCTTTTCCTGGGCCTGCTGGCAAACGAGCGGCTGTCGTCGCATGGCCGCTACCTACTGGACAACATCACCAAGGCCAGTGCCGCGATGGGGCATCTGTTCGATGCCCTGCTCAATATCTCGCGGCTGGATGCGGGCGTGATCCATCCGCGCATCCGGGGTTTTGCGCTCGACCGGTTGCTCGACCAGATCCGCACCGAATACACGCCGCAGGCCCGGCAGAAGGGACTGGTGCTGAAAGTGCGGCCCTGCGCCGCCTTCGTGCGCTCGGACCCGATGCTGCTGGAGCGCATCCTGCGCAACCTGGTGAGCAACGCCATAGCGCACACACCACACGGGCGCGTGCTGATCGGCTGCCGCAGGCGCGGCGGGGACGCGGTGCGCATCGAGGTCTGGGACACCGGCCCGGGCATTCCGCAGCACGAGCATGAACGCATCTTCTGGGAGTTCCATCAGCTGCGAAATCCCGAGCGCGACCGCGGCAAGGGGCTGGGCCTGGGCCTCGCCATCGTGCGGCGCACCGCCGCGCTGCTGGGGCACCCGCTGTCGCTGCACTCGGCCGAGGGCCGCGGCACGGTCTTCATGCTGAGCGTCGATGCGCAGCAACAAACATCGGCGCCGGACATCACCGGTGCCGAGGGCGGCGTGACAGCCGCGACGCAAGCGCGCGCACCCGTTGCCGCCACGCAAGCGCACGCGCACGCGAAGCCGGCCACGGGGCAGCTGATCCTGGTGATCGACGACGACGCGCAGAACCGCGAAGGGCTGAGGCTGCTGCTCGAAAGCTGGGGGCATCGCGTGATCGCGGCCGCCGGGCCGGACGAACTGGTCGAGCAGATAGCCGACGTACCCGGCAAGCCCGGGCTGATCGTGAGCGACTATCGCCTGCGCGATCACGAGACCGGCATCGAGGCCATCGACCGCTTGCACGAGGAATACAACGACTCTGCGATTCCCGCATTGCTGGTGAGCGGCGACACCGATCCTGCGCGCCTCATCGAAGCGGCCGCGCGTTCCATTCCGATCCTGCACAAGCCGGTGGAAGTGGATGCGCTGCGCGAGTGGGTCGACAGGCTGCTGCTCGCGGCCGACGGGAACGCTCGGCCTCGAGAGGCCGAGCCGGGTTGA
- a CDS encoding ABC transporter permease: MNTRSIDTTVPGAPGTIGAPPSADPEYLAWAAARQKRIWRRRILPALGIVGLIALWWLVIVAFGVKPFIAPTPWAVLETLYAKRDVLLDNLLPTAFEAAGGFVLGNLAAIAVATVFVHNKTLQDIFFPVVLMFNAVPLVAKAPVLVLIMGNGVEPKITIAALVCFFPTLVNMVRGLESVNPQAMELMRVLSASKTEIFFRLRLLNALPYLFSALRIAASMCVIGAVVGEWVGATVGIGAMILQATFNFDSPLLYAAIVMSATLSGLFFLLVTLAERWVIRWQPEAAP; encoded by the coding sequence ATGAATACCCGTTCCATCGATACGACCGTGCCCGGGGCGCCGGGCACCATCGGCGCGCCGCCCTCGGCCGATCCCGAATACCTGGCCTGGGCCGCCGCCCGGCAGAAGCGCATCTGGCGCCGCCGCATCCTGCCGGCGCTGGGCATCGTCGGGCTCATCGCCCTGTGGTGGCTGGTGATCGTCGCGTTCGGCGTCAAGCCTTTCATCGCGCCCACGCCGTGGGCCGTGCTGGAAACGCTGTACGCCAAGCGCGACGTGCTGCTCGACAACCTGCTGCCCACGGCCTTCGAGGCGGCAGGCGGCTTCGTGCTGGGCAACCTCGCGGCCATCGCCGTTGCAACGGTCTTCGTGCACAACAAGACGCTGCAGGACATCTTCTTTCCGGTGGTGCTGATGTTCAACGCCGTGCCGCTGGTGGCCAAGGCGCCGGTGCTGGTGCTCATCATGGGCAACGGCGTGGAGCCGAAGATCACCATCGCCGCGCTGGTGTGCTTCTTCCCCACGCTGGTGAACATGGTGCGCGGGCTGGAGTCGGTGAACCCGCAGGCGATGGAGCTGATGCGCGTGCTGTCGGCCAGCAAGACCGAGATCTTCTTTCGCCTGCGTTTGCTCAACGCGTTGCCCTACCTGTTCTCGGCCCTGCGCATCGCGGCGTCGATGTGCGTGATCGGAGCGGTGGTGGGCGAATGGGTGGGTGCCACGGTGGGCATCGGCGCCATGATTCTGCAGGCCACCTTCAACTTCGATTCGCCGCTGCTCTACGCCGCGATCGTGATGAGCGCAACGCTCTCGGGCCTGTTCTTCCTGCTCGTGACGCTGGCCGAACGCTGGGTCATCCGCTGGCAGCCGGAGGCCGCGCCCTGA
- a CDS encoding response regulator transcription factor produces MPSTILLIDDHAMFREGLRLALREAQPSMTIETASTGSEALQALSALPVLDAVMTDYYLPDLGGAALVQQLHRRRGGLRILVLSASEDPHDVETALEAGAQGFVHKSADSRQLLDALRRVVGGEQNVVHVSPQGASPLPVLSMPTDSLSQLTARQTEVLHLLCEGLRNAQIAQRLETSEKTVKAHISAIFAALGVSNRTQATIVARRAGMLGKPR; encoded by the coding sequence ATGCCCTCCACGATTCTGCTGATCGACGACCACGCCATGTTCCGCGAGGGCCTGCGCCTCGCGTTGCGGGAGGCGCAGCCGTCGATGACCATCGAAACCGCCAGTACCGGCAGCGAAGCGTTGCAGGCGTTGTCTGCGCTGCCAGTGCTCGATGCCGTCATGACCGACTACTACCTGCCCGACCTTGGCGGTGCCGCGCTGGTGCAGCAACTGCATCGGCGCAGGGGCGGGCTGCGCATCCTGGTGCTGTCGGCCTCCGAAGATCCGCATGACGTGGAGACCGCGCTCGAGGCCGGCGCGCAAGGCTTCGTCCACAAGTCGGCCGACAGCCGGCAGTTGCTGGATGCGCTGCGCCGTGTGGTCGGCGGCGAGCAGAACGTGGTGCATGTGTCGCCACAGGGCGCTTCGCCGCTGCCGGTGCTGTCGATGCCGACAGACAGCCTGAGCCAATTGACCGCGCGGCAGACCGAGGTGCTGCACCTGCTGTGCGAGGGCCTGCGCAATGCGCAGATCGCACAGCGGCTGGAGACCTCCGAGAAGACCGTCAAGGCCCACATCTCCGCGATCTTCGCGGCGCTCGGCGTGTCCAACCGCACGCAGGCCACGATCGTGGCGCGCCGCGCCGGCATGCTGGGCAAGCCACGCTAG